A DNA window from Desulfatiglans sp. contains the following coding sequences:
- a CDS encoding ABC transporter ATP-binding protein has product MTSSQLLTIKKLTVSFSSGNGIVEAVKEANLSIHKGEILALVGESGSGKTVTGLSIPQLLPGNVVKLEGSIAFDGMELLKQPETILRGIRGKRISMIFQEPMVSLNPLHTVQKQIGEMITQHHPLSKKEKRTRIIELLNIAGFPEGESRLNAYPHNLSGGERQRVMIAMALANSPDLLIADEPTTSLDVTIQTQILELLKEIQIRTQMAILLITHNLSIVEKIADRVAVMRYGEIVEEGTIEKIFLKPWHIYTKQLIDAVPKGEPTALDPKALEMVRFDNISVKYPIKKGLMKRTVNCIQAVKDVSSVIFEGQTLGVVGESGSGKTSLGMAILRLERFEGKAVFMGKEIHLLKEENMRRLRSKIQIVFQDPYGAFNPRMTVRNIIDEGLRVHQPHMQTQERNELIVKTLIEVGLEKDMLDRLPHEFSGGQRQRIAIARALVLKPKFIVFDEPTSSLDSLVQAQMIELFRDIQRKYRIAYMFISHDLKVIRALSHYVLVMCQGEVVEQGPVKQIFEKPKEPYTKTLLAAALNGKALFDEQFVTG; this is encoded by the coding sequence AACTATTAACTATTAAAAAACTGACAGTCTCTTTCTCATCCGGCAATGGTATTGTAGAGGCGGTTAAAGAAGCAAACCTGAGCATCCATAAAGGAGAAATTCTTGCCCTGGTAGGAGAATCTGGTTCTGGTAAGACTGTAACAGGATTGTCTATACCTCAACTGCTACCTGGTAATGTTGTTAAGCTGGAAGGTTCTATAGCCTTCGATGGCATGGAGCTACTCAAACAACCTGAAACAATATTACGCGGTATCAGGGGTAAACGCATCTCAATGATTTTTCAGGAACCAATGGTCTCACTGAACCCATTGCATACCGTTCAAAAACAAATAGGTGAAATGATCACTCAACATCACCCATTATCCAAAAAAGAAAAAAGAACCAGGATAATTGAATTGTTAAATATAGCAGGATTTCCGGAAGGTGAATCTAGGCTGAATGCTTATCCACATAACCTTTCAGGAGGAGAACGTCAACGTGTTATGATTGCCATGGCACTGGCTAATAGTCCTGATCTGTTGATTGCTGATGAGCCGACTACATCTCTTGATGTCACAATTCAGACGCAGATTCTTGAACTTCTTAAAGAGATTCAAATCCGCACACAGATGGCAATTTTACTTATCACGCATAACTTAAGTATTGTTGAGAAGATAGCGGACAGGGTCGCAGTGATGAGATATGGTGAAATTGTTGAAGAGGGCACAATCGAAAAAATATTTTTAAAACCCTGGCACATATATACAAAACAATTAATTGATGCTGTCCCCAAAGGAGAACCGACAGCTCTTGATCCCAAGGCACTGGAAATGGTCAGGTTCGATAATATATCGGTAAAATACCCCATTAAAAAAGGTTTAATGAAAAGAACAGTCAACTGTATCCAAGCGGTAAAAGATGTGTCCTCTGTAATATTTGAAGGTCAGACATTGGGAGTCGTCGGAGAATCAGGTTCCGGAAAAACATCACTTGGTATGGCTATCCTGCGATTGGAACGATTTGAAGGCAAAGCGGTTTTTATGGGGAAAGAGATACATCTGTTAAAAGAAGAGAATATGAGGCGATTGAGAAGTAAAATCCAGATTGTATTTCAGGACCCATATGGTGCATTTAACCCAAGAATGACAGTTAGAAATATTATAGATGAAGGTTTAAGGGTGCATCAACCTCACATGCAAACCCAGGAAAGGAATGAATTAATAGTTAAAACATTGATTGAAGTTGGACTTGAGAAAGATATGCTGGACAGGTTACCCCATGAATTTTCAGGAGGGCAAAGACAAAGGATAGCAATTGCGCGGGCATTGGTGCTTAAACCAAAATTTATAGTCTTTGATGAACCGACATCATCCCTGGACAGTCTGGTTCAGGCGCAAATGATAGAACTTTTTAGGGATATCCAGAGAAAATATAGGATTGCCTACATGTTCATAAGTCATGATTTGAAAGTTATACGAGCATTGAGCCACTATGTACTGGTAATGTGCCAGGGTGAGGTTGTGGAACAAGGTCCTGTAAAACAGATTTTTGAAAAACCGAAGGAACCATATACAAAAACACTTTTAGCCGCAGCATTGAATGGAAAAGCTTTATTTGATGAGCAATTTGTTACTGGTTGA
- a CDS encoding methyltransferase domain-containing protein — protein MKYVTAENESEQLAFKSNLINFPSIHGYTFNIFSKVVLNSLQLDIFEAAKDSPVTIDQIAEKTGLNIDALKRIMVILAVLDYFKIENDKYSLTKMARVWCLKDSPFSYYKFARFYEIMGNNMAHLKEYLRTGQGIDLHNTMSDEEWSNYQIAMENHAIYTSNICPKITPIPENPSEMLDIGGSHGLYSIELCKRYPTLKATIVDLPQVEEFTKSILKKHNMEDRIKFQAGNALVDDFGENKYDLIFVSSLLHHFKSEENHLVSKKIAKALKQNGYYVIQEYIKPSAPSADDLSSVLMDLCWSITSTSGTWTLDELKDFQDKEGLMHYSVNRYDGFGTSLTQICAKKTLNKAEIKTSEISVTPQTNYSKQNIQKNMETGNPDELVKIYYSEAENYIGRQATVFGKVEGVKEYPDFEVTTISIGKPPETPGAFPLAIQDTIKDQFPPDLYNGKNVSVTGVIEINPFGGVTMTINSSKQFEVQ, from the coding sequence ATGAAATATGTGACTGCAGAAAATGAATCAGAACAATTGGCTTTTAAAAGTAACTTAATAAATTTTCCATCAATACATGGATATACATTTAATATATTCAGTAAAGTTGTATTAAATTCTTTACAATTAGACATATTCGAAGCTGCAAAAGACTCTCCGGTTACAATTGATCAAATCGCTGAAAAAACAGGATTAAATATTGATGCATTGAAAAGAATTATGGTTATTTTAGCTGTTTTAGATTATTTTAAAATTGAAAACGATAAATATTCATTAACCAAGATGGCAAGAGTATGGTGCTTAAAAGATAGCCCGTTTAGTTATTATAAGTTTGCCAGATTTTATGAAATTATGGGCAATAATATGGCTCATTTAAAAGAATATTTGCGTACAGGTCAAGGAATTGATTTACACAACACAATGTCTGATGAAGAATGGAGTAATTATCAAATTGCTATGGAAAATCATGCAATATATACATCCAACATTTGCCCAAAAATTACACCAATTCCTGAAAACCCTTCTGAAATGCTTGATATTGGAGGTTCTCATGGACTCTATTCTATTGAACTATGCAAAAGATACCCGACTCTAAAAGCAACGATAGTTGACCTTCCTCAAGTTGAAGAATTTACAAAATCAATATTAAAGAAGCATAATATGGAAGATCGTATAAAATTCCAAGCTGGAAATGCTTTAGTAGATGATTTTGGAGAGAATAAATATGATCTTATATTTGTTTCAAGTCTATTGCACCATTTCAAGTCAGAAGAGAATCATTTGGTTTCTAAAAAAATAGCAAAAGCTTTAAAGCAAAATGGATATTATGTAATTCAAGAGTATATAAAACCATCTGCTCCATCTGCTGATGATCTGTCGAGTGTATTGATGGATTTATGTTGGAGTATCACAAGTACATCCGGGACCTGGACGCTTGATGAGCTGAAAGACTTTCAGGATAAAGAGGGATTGATGCATTATTCAGTAAATCGATATGATGGTTTTGGAACCTCTTTAACACAAATCTGTGCAAAAAAAACACTGAATAAGGCCGAAATTAAAACATCGGAAATATCTGTTACACCTCAAACTAATTATTCAAAGCAAAATATTCAGAAGAATATGGAGACTGGCAATCCTGATGAACTGGTTAAAATATATTATTCAGAGGCTGAAAATTATATTGGAAGGCAGGCTACTGTTTTTGGTAAAGTAGAAGGAGTAAAAGAATATCCTGATTTTGAGGTAACAACTATTTCCATCGGGAAACCCCCGGAAACTCCCGGAGCATTTCCTCTTGCTATTCAAGATACAATAAAGGATCAGTTTCCACCTGATCTTTATAATGGAAAAAATGTTAGTGTGACAGGAGTCATTGAAATAAATCCTTTTGGTGGTGTAACTATGACAATCAACAGTTCAAAACAATTTGAAGTCCAGTAA
- a CDS encoding thioesterase — MYSTKWITCPKKQPDAKIRMFCFSYAGGGASVFLNWPHSISNDIEVCIIKMPGREIRFNEPPYRRIPKLVEDLAPAILPFLDKTFIFFGHSLGAHISFYLTRHLRKYDLPCPIHMFISGARAPHLTEPIHDALHYKMEDKEFIDKLIKLGGMAEEVLQNKEILEIVLPILRADIEMLNTMEYIDEEPLSSGMTVLYGEFDKRASREDAEAWNRHTNQGFCLKMITGKHLFINTHQAQVIELINKELLTVNLAAPIS; from the coding sequence TTGTACAGTACTAAGTGGATAACCTGCCCGAAAAAACAACCGGATGCTAAAATACGTATGTTTTGTTTTTCTTATGCAGGCGGAGGGGCTTCTGTTTTTTTAAACTGGCCTCATAGCATTTCAAACGATATTGAAGTTTGCATTATTAAGATGCCTGGCCGTGAGATCAGGTTCAATGAACCTCCTTATAGAAGGATTCCGAAGCTGGTTGAAGACCTTGCGCCAGCTATTCTTCCATTTTTGGATAAAACATTTATTTTTTTTGGACACAGCCTGGGGGCTCATATAAGTTTTTATCTTACTCGTCATTTACGTAAATATGATCTCCCCTGTCCAATTCATATGTTTATTTCAGGAGCGCGGGCGCCTCATCTAACAGAGCCAATCCATGATGCCCTTCACTACAAGATGGAAGATAAAGAATTTATTGATAAATTGATTAAGCTTGGAGGTATGGCGGAAGAAGTGCTCCAGAATAAAGAAATACTGGAAATAGTTCTACCAATTCTTCGGGCAGATATAGAGATGCTCAATACAATGGAATATATTGATGAGGAACCATTAAGTAGCGGTATGACTGTATTATATGGTGAATTTGACAAGCGTGCAAGCAGAGAGGATGCTGAAGCATGGAACAGACATACCAACCAAGGCTTTTGTTTAAAAATGATTACAGGAAAACATTTGTTTATTAATACTCATCAAGCTCAGGTTATTGAGCTTATAAATAAGGAATTGCTTACCGTAAATCTGGCTGCCCCAATCAGTTAA